The following are encoded together in the Chanodichthys erythropterus isolate Z2021 chromosome 16, ASM2448905v1, whole genome shotgun sequence genome:
- the LOC137003307 gene encoding cystatin-like protein, which produces MRGSLLLLSALLLLESTDGNGYDQLSQQDKKIIDKAIQKANEGQGKTKHLDFDSILNSDSAKRMLNVLLKPTTCDRTEPFIHRKDCKIQNKATPQVSCVDCRGVMTCFLLREQEKIKQTVSNCLNPPPTHIHGAAHPMSLKTGKEEQTENYQKTGCLGCI; this is translated from the exons ATGAGAGGTTCACTGTTACTTCTTAGTGCTCTGTTACTGCTGGAGTCCACAGACGGAAACGGATATGATCAACTAAGCCAACAagataaaaaaattattgaCAAGGCAATACAAAAAGCCAATGAGGGACAAGGAAAAACCAAACACCTTGATTTTGACTCCATTTTAAATTCT GATTCTGCTAAGCGCATGCTTAATGTGTTATTAAAACCCACCACATGTGACAGGACAGAACCGTTTATCCATCGGAAAGACTGTAAAATCCAAAATAAGGCTACA CCTCAAGTTTCTTGCGTTGATTGTCGGGGAGTGATGACCTGTTTCCTTCTCAGAGAACAAGAGAAG ATTAAACAAACTGTATCCAATTGTTTGAATCCACCACCAACACATATTCATGGGGCAGCACATCCTATGTCACTCAAAACAGGAAAAGAAGAACAAACAGAAAATTACCAAAAAACTGGATGTCTGGGATGCATctga